The following proteins come from a genomic window of Dromaius novaehollandiae isolate bDroNov1 chromosome 19, bDroNov1.hap1, whole genome shotgun sequence:
- the LOC112987309 gene encoding neuferricin, with the protein MWRGAAAAAALCLGVACLLGRGFDPRAWLPGGGRLLRAAELARYRGAEGEPGLYLALLGRVFDVQRGRRHYGPGGAYSGLSGKDATRAFVTGDFSATGLVDDVSELSPLEMLAVQSWLSFYSSNYVFVGKLVGRFYDENGAPTEALRQAEAAIGEGLKFKAESDQWKQQFPPCNSEWSSAGGSRFWCSKQSGGINRDWIGVPRKLYVPGSRGSHCVCVRATGPPSGQLDSPEHRDRGDLDNPRLEEYEGCHPLAEWCVLKA; encoded by the exons ATGtggcggggggcggcagcggcggcggcgctgtgCCTGGGCGTCGCCTGCCTGCTGGGCCGCGGGTTCGATCCCCGCGCCTGGCTGCCGGGCGGCGGCCGCCTGCTGCGCGCCGCCGAGCTGGCGCGGTACCGGGGGGCGGAGGGCGAGCCGGGGCTCTACCTCGCCCTGCTGGGGCGGGTGTTCGACGTGCAGCGCGGCCGCAGGCACTACGGCCCCGGCGGGGCCTACAGCGGCCTCTCAG GGAAGGACGCCACCAGAGCGTTTGTGACCGGGGACTTCTCGGCGACGGGCCTGGTGGACGACGTCTCGGAGCTGTCGCCGCTGGAGATGCTCGCCGTCCAGAGCTGGCTCTCCTTCTACAGCAGCAACTACGTTTTCGTGG GAAAGCTGGTGGGCAGATTCTATGATGAAAATGGAGCACCGACAGAAGCCTTAAGGCAGGCTGAGGCTGCTATTGGGGAAGGCCTGAAGTTCAAGGCAGAAAGCGACCAGTGGAAGCAGCAGTTTCCACCCTGTAACTCCGAATGGAGCTCTGCCGGGGGCAGCCGATTCTGGTGCTCCAAACAGAG TGGAGGCATAAACAGAGACTGGATTGGAGTCCCCCGGAAACTGTACGTACCTGGTTCGAGGGGGAGCCACTGCGTGTGTGTGAGAGCTACTGGTCCCCCATCTGGACAGCTGGACTCACCCGAGCACCGCGACAGAGGTGATCTGGATAACCCTCGCTTGGAGGAGTACGAAGGCTGCCATCCACTGGCCGAATGGTGCGTCCTGAAAGCGTGA